One Acidobacteriota bacterium genomic region harbors:
- a CDS encoding O-antigen ligase family protein has translation MAAALFLCHIICEAWTSSSEGFLVLALIAAAIAVRRHHLSVPFSPVYGPLALFVVGSILSAAFAHNPLSSLTEVSEIMTFLTFPLGLALYRRDEAMIGRVFAAFVFLAVMISVWGVFEYFVLGYDDLEHRISGPAAHVQTLSGILVGVSLLLFAHAWRRKSWLLGLALGLTMVTLVLTLTRGAWIGWLAGALVFVAVRRFRFVLYALPLLILGVVLSPSTVFDRAVSSVSVTQASNLDRLRMIEGGIEMIRDHPVVGVGPGNVKGLYPLYRAEDAPRFRLPHLHNNVIQIWAERGITALLGYLGLLAVLVALFLPAAIRQSVWAQGGLAVTAGLTVAGLFEFNFGDSEVMMTFLDLVGLSLAGMAGERIRTGEALLGGQTERAEGVADP, from the coding sequence TTGGCAGCTGCGCTTTTTCTCTGTCACATCATCTGCGAGGCGTGGACGAGCAGTTCCGAGGGCTTTCTCGTTCTTGCGCTCATCGCGGCAGCGATCGCCGTTCGAAGGCATCACCTTTCAGTCCCCTTTTCTCCGGTATATGGACCGCTCGCGCTCTTTGTCGTCGGATCGATTCTTTCGGCCGCGTTCGCACACAACCCTCTCAGCAGCCTGACCGAAGTCAGCGAGATCATGACCTTTCTGACGTTTCCTCTGGGTCTTGCTCTGTACCGTCGAGACGAGGCGATGATCGGTCGGGTGTTCGCCGCCTTCGTTTTTCTGGCGGTGATGATCTCGGTGTGGGGAGTTTTCGAGTATTTCGTTCTCGGCTACGACGATCTCGAACACAGAATCAGCGGGCCCGCGGCGCACGTGCAGACGCTCTCGGGCATCCTGGTCGGGGTTTCCCTTCTACTCTTCGCGCATGCGTGGAGAAGGAAGTCGTGGCTGCTCGGACTGGCGCTCGGTCTGACGATGGTGACGCTCGTGCTCACGCTGACGCGAGGAGCGTGGATCGGCTGGCTGGCGGGTGCGCTGGTATTCGTTGCCGTACGTCGCTTCCGTTTCGTCCTGTACGCTCTGCCGCTGCTGATTCTGGGGGTGGTTTTGAGCCCGAGCACGGTTTTCGATCGCGCGGTTTCCTCGGTCAGCGTGACCCAGGCCTCGAATCTCGATCGGCTTCGAATGATCGAGGGAGGAATCGAGATGATCCGGGATCATCCGGTGGTCGGGGTCGGTCCGGGCAATGTCAAAGGCCTTTATCCGCTCTACCGTGCTGAAGACGCCCCCCGCTTCCGTTTGCCCCATCTTCACAACAATGTCATCCAGATCTGGGCGGAGCGGGGCATTACAGCTCTGCTCGGCTACCTCGGCCTGCTCGCGGTTCTCGTCGCCCTCTTCCTCCCGGCGGCGATCCGGCAGAGCGTCTGGGCTCAGGGAGGGCTCGCAGTGACGGCCGGCCTGACGGTTGCCGGCCTGTTCGAGTTCAACTTCGGAGACAGCGAAGTGATGATGACATTTCTGGATCTGGTGGGTCTTTCCCTGGCCGGAATGGCAGGGGAGCGAATTCGCACCGGCGAGGCTCTGTTGGGGGGCCAAACGGAACGAGCCGAGGGTGTGGCCGACCCGTAA